TCTTTACGACGATGTCTGCAGATGGAAATACGTCATGGACCCTATGATACATTTCCTCAGCAGTCGTCACGGAGACAAATTCAACACCTGCTGGAATCGGTAACACGGAAGGTCCGGAGATCAATACGACATCAGCTCCAAGGGAAACGGCCGCTTCAGCAAGGGCGTATCCCATCTTTCCGGTTGAACGATTGGTGAAGAATCGTACAGGATCCACCATCTCCCTCGTCGGACCGGCCGTGATCACTACTTTCCTCCCCTCGAGGAGCTTTTTATCACTGTCACGTTCCTGGAAAAAACGATCAACCAGCTCCACTACCTTCTCGGGTTCTTCCAATCTTCCCTTGCCAATATACCCACAGGCTAAATACCCTTCACTTGGTTCGACAAATTGATAGCCGAACCCAAAAAGGGTTTCAATATTCCGTTTAACTGCTGGATGATCATACATATGTACATTCATGGCCGGGGCGATCCACACCTGTGCCGTCGTTGCAAGAATCGTGGTTGTAATCATGTCATCTGCAATCCCGTTTGCAAGCTTTCCGATCATGTTTGCCGTGGCAGGTGCCACCAGTACGAGGTCAGCCCAATCCGCCAAGTCGATATGAGCGATCTTTGATGAATCTTTTTCATCAAAGGTGTCCCAATACACATCCTGACGGGATAATGCCTGAAAGGTAAGAGGGGCCACAAATTTACGTGCCGACTCCGTCATGATCACCTTCACTTCAGCACCGCCCTGCACCAGCTTGCTGGTCAAGGCTGCCGCTTTGTATACAGCTATTCCGCCAGATACACATAATAGTATTCTTTTCCCCTGCATCATTCTACTTTCCCCCATTACACTTTATCCTTCTTATATTATGAAGGATATTGATAGAAAAAGAAAATAGGGTTGTCCCGAAAGATGATGAAATCTTCCGAGTCAACCCCTGGAGTTATTCAATAAGATCCGCCGGCCTATTCATCAGAATAAACGGCTTTGGCGTCTCTTTCTTTCATAGATAATTGACCGGCATGAATTTCTTCTAGGGCCTTACCTACGAATTTATGAGAATCATATCGGTTCAAACGGTAATCCCCCGAGTCTTGCAGGTTTCTTGCACGCTTAGCCGCAATACTGACCAACGAATATTTAGAATCAATCTTCTTCATTAATGAATCAATGGATGGGTTTAACATTTATTCAGCCTCCAGCATATTTAAGTATCGTTGTTGCACTCGTTCCCGTTTGCAGTGTTCTGCCTGAACGATGGATTTAATCTTATCTACCGCATGTTCAATCTGGTCATTTTCAACAATGTAATCGTATAAATTCATCATTTCGATTTCTTTCCTTGCGGTATTCATCCTGCCCCTGATCAAATCATCTGTCTCAGTGCCTCTTGTCACGAGGCGGTTCTGAAGTTCAGAAAGACTTGGGGGTGCCAGGAAGATAAATAAACCTTCGGGGAATTTATCCCTGACCTGTTGTGCACCTTGTACTTCGATCTCAAGAAAGACATCTCTTCCTGCATCCAGGGTTTCCCGGACATAATCTACAGGGGTTCCATAATAGTTCCCTACAAATTCTGCATACTCCAACAGTTTCCCCTGCTCGATCAGCACTTCGAAATCCTCTCTTGATTTAAAGAAATAATCTACACCATCCACTTCTCCTTCACGGGGTTTCCGCGTAGTCATGGAGATGGAATATTCAAACCTTGTATCTTCCTGGGAAAAAATCGCTTTACGAACTGTTCCTTTCCCTACACCTGATGGTCCGGAAAGAACGATCAGCAATCCTTTTTCTTTCATTTATTTACCCTGCCCTTCTTCTACTAAATCCTCTTTATCTGTCAAACGATGAGCAACGGTTTCGGGTTGAACAGCTGAAAGAATAACGTGATCGCTATCCGTAATGATCACCGCTCTTGTTCTTCTTCCGTATGTAGCATCAACGAGTGTTCCCCTGTCCCTTGCATCTTGTATCAAGCGTTTGATCGGGGCTGATTCCGGACTTACGATTGAAATGATCCGGTTGGCTGACACGATATTTCCAAAACCTATATTGATGAGCTTGATCGACATAACGCTCCTCCTAATCAATAGTTTAGTTTCGCCTGAATGATAGGAAACTAAACTTCTTATTCTACATTTTGCACTTGTTCCCTCAGCTTCTCAAGTGTTGATTTCAGTTCCACTACAATGGTGGCAATGAGGGAATCATTTGCTTTCGACCCAATCGTATTCACTTCCCTGTTCATTTCCTGGATCATGAAATCCAGTTTCCTGCCTACAGGCCCACAATCGATTAATGTGGAGTGAAAGTACTGAATATGACTTTTAAGTCTTGTCAATTCTTCCGTTATGTCTGACTTATCGGCAAAGATGGCCACTTCCGTAAGCAAACGGCTTTCATCGAAAGATGTTTCGTTGTATTCGGCAATCCTCTTTCTTAGTCGTTCTCTATATTGATTGACCACTTCCGGAGCATGACTGGACAGTTCAATGATATTCTTTTCAAACTGACTAAGATGGATGAGAAAATCTTTCTTGAGAAGTTCCCCTTCTTTCTCCCGCATCTTTCTAAGGTCCAGCGCTGCTTCATCCACAGCGTTTAATACCAGATTCTCAAGCTCTTCATTTTCTTCTTCCATCTCTTCAATCAGGATGAATTCTTCTCTGTTCAAGAGATGGGATAATCGCACATCATCTTTTAAGGAAAAGGTTTCTTTCACTTCATTTACTAACTGATAATAATCTTGAATGAGCTTCCAGTCAATATGAAGATTTTTATGAACAAGGCCGTCCCCTGTGATGGTAATGAAAATATCAACTTTTCCTCTTTTGACATGTTGGAATACTTGCTTCTTGATTTTATCCTCTAGCTTCATTAATTGTCGCGGCATTCTTATGTAACATTCACTGAATCTGTGATTCACGGATTTCATTTCAACCGTTACAGTATGTTGTTCAGAGTCTGATTTGCTTCTTCCAAAGCCTGTCATACTGACAACCATTACGATCACATCCAATCCTTTGACGGTATTCGTATGTAAGATAACCGAATTCATTTTCATCTCGTGCTGATCGATTGAGAAGAGAAGCACTCACTTATGTACAACATATCTCATTATATAAAAAAGGTAATAGAGGATTTTCTCTATTACCTCAGCTTGTAGACAAAGTCTAAGAATTAGACCAAGTCTACAAGCTTTTTTTGTATAATAGAAAGGAATAAAGCTTTTGTGGGGGATAAAAATGTTA
The DNA window shown above is from Rossellomorea vietnamensis and carries:
- the coaBC gene encoding bifunctional phosphopantothenoylcysteine decarboxylase/phosphopantothenate--cysteine ligase CoaBC; translation: MMQGKRILLCVSGGIAVYKAAALTSKLVQGGAEVKVIMTESARKFVAPLTFQALSRQDVYWDTFDEKDSSKIAHIDLADWADLVLVAPATANMIGKLANGIADDMITTTILATTAQVWIAPAMNVHMYDHPAVKRNIETLFGFGYQFVEPSEGYLACGYIGKGRLEEPEKVVELVDRFFQERDSDKKLLEGRKVVITAGPTREMVDPVRFFTNRSTGKMGYALAEAAVSLGADVVLISGPSVLPIPAGVEFVSVTTAEEMYHRVHDVFPSADIVVKSAAVADYRPKEIFEDKLKKKDVNLVIEFERTKDILMSLGERKTHQYLIGFAAETTNVEEYAKAKLEKKRADMIVANNVKETGSGFGTDTNKVSIVTSGGDVRELPLLSKVEVAKEIYKEAVRHMKKGSSHERS
- the rpoZ gene encoding DNA-directed RNA polymerase subunit omega translates to MLNPSIDSLMKKIDSKYSLVSIAAKRARNLQDSGDYRLNRYDSHKFVGKALEEIHAGQLSMKERDAKAVYSDE
- the gmk gene encoding guanylate kinase gives rise to the protein MKEKGLLIVLSGPSGVGKGTVRKAIFSQEDTRFEYSISMTTRKPREGEVDGVDYFFKSREDFEVLIEQGKLLEYAEFVGNYYGTPVDYVRETLDAGRDVFLEIEVQGAQQVRDKFPEGLFIFLAPPSLSELQNRLVTRGTETDDLIRGRMNTARKEIEMMNLYDYIVENDQIEHAVDKIKSIVQAEHCKRERVQQRYLNMLEAE
- the remA gene encoding extracellular matrix/biofilm regulator RemA; the protein is MSIKLINIGFGNIVSANRIISIVSPESAPIKRLIQDARDRGTLVDATYGRRTRAVIITDSDHVILSAVQPETVAHRLTDKEDLVEEGQGK
- a CDS encoding YicC/YloC family endoribonuclease is translated as MVVSMTGFGRSKSDSEQHTVTVEMKSVNHRFSECYIRMPRQLMKLEDKIKKQVFQHVKRGKVDIFITITGDGLVHKNLHIDWKLIQDYYQLVNEVKETFSLKDDVRLSHLLNREEFILIEEMEEENEELENLVLNAVDEAALDLRKMREKEGELLKKDFLIHLSQFEKNIIELSSHAPEVVNQYRERLRKRIAEYNETSFDESRLLTEVAIFADKSDITEELTRLKSHIQYFHSTLIDCGPVGRKLDFMIQEMNREVNTIGSKANDSLIATIVVELKSTLEKLREQVQNVE